One genomic segment of Erythrolamprus reginae isolate rEryReg1 chromosome 2, rEryReg1.hap1, whole genome shotgun sequence includes these proteins:
- the GRAMD2B gene encoding GRAM domain-containing protein 2B isoform X2 yields the protein MVLMTDLQPDGEELKTVRVASKKEKAALIHSENENGTEEKKKSGKPGSGLPQTSFNEADCFEDQKKLAIARSKTIVDNSFLILDGKNDSKAERKKHTSNQFKANAHFHKLFLDVPIDEPLRQNFTCALQKEIMYQGKLYVSENWICFHSKVFGKDIKITIPVLSVTLIKKTKTAILVPNALIITTVSDRYMFVSFLSRDTVYKLLKSVCSPLEDASVGNSPNPSLESSFRADRPTTLPLDFNHDFSELDGIIQRRRQEMEESSSTGSQSPELEHFQDYHEADKQSHLKSSKTDKEVYKDVQSKCRRDDQIRNVSGNIPSGVLGSFDRMNFSLFLTVTHVLIVYAILVFILICSTFYMRYKVHHLEEQLVSMASTADPHMNEYPMQGGLGYHKKFNVDGLYAELTANLIKLEKIQSNLQKLLEDNK from the exons TTCAGAAAATGAAAATGgaacagaagaaaagaagaaatcagGAAAACCAGGCTCAGGGCTTCCACAAACGTCATTTAATGAGGCTGATTGTTTTGAAGACCAGAAAAAACTTGCAATTGCACG GTCAAAGACAATTGTGGATAATAGTTTCTTGATATTAGATGGCAAGAATGACTCAAAGGCTGAAAGGAAGAAGCATACCTCAAACCAG TTTAAGGCAAATGCTCATTTTCACAAGCTGTTTCTGGATGTCCCAATTGATGAACCCTTGAGACAAA ATTTCACCTGTGCCTTACAGAAAGAAATTATGTACCAAGGGAAGCTATATGTATCAGAGAACTGGATTTGCTTCCATTCCAAAGTCTTTGGCAAAGATATCAAG ATTACTATACCTGTGTTATCTGTAACACTAATAAAGAAGACTAAAACTGCCATTTTAGTGCCAAACGCTCTCATTATAACTACAGTCTCAGATAGG TACATGTTCGTCTCTTTTCTGTCCAGAGACACTGTTTACAAACTGTTAAAATCTGTTTGCAGTCCTCTAGAG GATGCAAGTGTTGGCAACAGCCCTAATCCTTCTCTAGAAAGCAGTTTCAGAGCGGATCGTCCTACAACATTACCTCTG GATTTCAATCATGATTTCTCTGAACTGGATGGCATCATACAGAGACGTAGACAGGAGATGGAAGAATCCAGCAGCACTGGTTCtcaaagcccagaattggaacaCTTTCAAG ATTACCATGAGGCTGACAAACAGTCTCATCTCAAAAGTTCCAAGACAGACAAAGAGGTCTATAAAGATGTACAGTCTAAATGTAGGCGTGATGATCAAATCAGGAATGTTTCAGGAAACA TTCCTTCAGGAGTCCTCGGATCTTTCGACAGAATGAATTTCTCATTATTTCTGACGGTGACTCACGTACTCATTGTTTATGCAATTCT TGTTTTTATCCTCATTTGTTCCACATTCTACATGCGATATAAAGTTCATCATTTGGAAGAGCAACTTGTATCCATGGCTTCTACTGCAGATCCACATATGAATGA ATATCCAATGCAAGGTGGTTTGGGATATCACAAAAAATTTAATGTTGACGGTCTGTACGCAGAGCTAACAGCTAATCTTATTAAACTGGAAAAG ATACAAAGCAATTTACAGAAGCTACTTGAAGACAATAAGTGA
- the GRAMD2B gene encoding GRAM domain-containing protein 2B isoform X1 has product MGRTKHSSGDSDFHYKIQPSFCKSSDKVHYLSPLDITGSVFTSSENENGTEEKKKSGKPGSGLPQTSFNEADCFEDQKKLAIARSKTIVDNSFLILDGKNDSKAERKKHTSNQFKANAHFHKLFLDVPIDEPLRQNFTCALQKEIMYQGKLYVSENWICFHSKVFGKDIKITIPVLSVTLIKKTKTAILVPNALIITTVSDRYMFVSFLSRDTVYKLLKSVCSPLEDASVGNSPNPSLESSFRADRPTTLPLDFNHDFSELDGIIQRRRQEMEESSSTGSQSPELEHFQDYHEADKQSHLKSSKTDKEVYKDVQSKCRRDDQIRNVSGNIPSGVLGSFDRMNFSLFLTVTHVLIVYAILVFILICSTFYMRYKVHHLEEQLVSMASTADPHMNEYPMQGGLGYHKKFNVDGLYAELTANLIKLEKIQSNLQKLLEDNK; this is encoded by the exons TTCAGAAAATGAAAATGgaacagaagaaaagaagaaatcagGAAAACCAGGCTCAGGGCTTCCACAAACGTCATTTAATGAGGCTGATTGTTTTGAAGACCAGAAAAAACTTGCAATTGCACG GTCAAAGACAATTGTGGATAATAGTTTCTTGATATTAGATGGCAAGAATGACTCAAAGGCTGAAAGGAAGAAGCATACCTCAAACCAG TTTAAGGCAAATGCTCATTTTCACAAGCTGTTTCTGGATGTCCCAATTGATGAACCCTTGAGACAAA ATTTCACCTGTGCCTTACAGAAAGAAATTATGTACCAAGGGAAGCTATATGTATCAGAGAACTGGATTTGCTTCCATTCCAAAGTCTTTGGCAAAGATATCAAG ATTACTATACCTGTGTTATCTGTAACACTAATAAAGAAGACTAAAACTGCCATTTTAGTGCCAAACGCTCTCATTATAACTACAGTCTCAGATAGG TACATGTTCGTCTCTTTTCTGTCCAGAGACACTGTTTACAAACTGTTAAAATCTGTTTGCAGTCCTCTAGAG GATGCAAGTGTTGGCAACAGCCCTAATCCTTCTCTAGAAAGCAGTTTCAGAGCGGATCGTCCTACAACATTACCTCTG GATTTCAATCATGATTTCTCTGAACTGGATGGCATCATACAGAGACGTAGACAGGAGATGGAAGAATCCAGCAGCACTGGTTCtcaaagcccagaattggaacaCTTTCAAG ATTACCATGAGGCTGACAAACAGTCTCATCTCAAAAGTTCCAAGACAGACAAAGAGGTCTATAAAGATGTACAGTCTAAATGTAGGCGTGATGATCAAATCAGGAATGTTTCAGGAAACA TTCCTTCAGGAGTCCTCGGATCTTTCGACAGAATGAATTTCTCATTATTTCTGACGGTGACTCACGTACTCATTGTTTATGCAATTCT TGTTTTTATCCTCATTTGTTCCACATTCTACATGCGATATAAAGTTCATCATTTGGAAGAGCAACTTGTATCCATGGCTTCTACTGCAGATCCACATATGAATGA ATATCCAATGCAAGGTGGTTTGGGATATCACAAAAAATTTAATGTTGACGGTCTGTACGCAGAGCTAACAGCTAATCTTATTAAACTGGAAAAG ATACAAAGCAATTTACAGAAGCTACTTGAAGACAATAAGTGA